A stretch of Aureispira sp. CCB-E DNA encodes these proteins:
- a CDS encoding methyltransferase domain-containing protein — translation MLSKDYWQNRYQEDRTGWDAGQITTPIKEYFDNVDHKQLKLLIPGCGNAHEAAYLFQQGFKNIYLCDWAQAPLDSFAAEHPNFPKEQLICANFFDLELGAFDVIIEQTFFCAIDPSLRSNYAKKAASLLKDSGILVGLLFGKELDLEGPPFGGTKAEYLTYFTPYFSSIQMEPCTNSIRPRLGSELFIELRK, via the coding sequence ATGCTTAGTAAAGACTATTGGCAAAATCGCTACCAAGAAGACCGTACAGGCTGGGACGCTGGTCAAATCACCACACCGATTAAAGAATATTTTGACAACGTAGACCATAAGCAACTCAAGCTGTTGATTCCTGGGTGTGGCAATGCTCACGAAGCAGCTTATTTGTTTCAGCAAGGTTTTAAAAATATATATTTATGTGACTGGGCACAGGCTCCACTCGATTCCTTTGCAGCAGAACATCCAAACTTTCCCAAAGAACAATTGATTTGCGCCAATTTTTTTGATTTAGAATTAGGTGCGTTTGATGTTATAATAGAACAAACGTTTTTTTGTGCTATTGATCCTTCCTTACGTTCTAATTATGCCAAAAAAGCAGCCAGTTTGCTCAAGGATAGTGGCATTCTAGTTGGACTACTTTTTGGTAAAGAATTGGATTTGGAAGGACCACCCTTTGGAGGAACAAAAGCAGAGTACCTCACTTATTTTACACCTTACTTCTCCTCCATCCAAATGGAACCTTGTACAAATTCTATCCGCCCTCGTTTGGGTTCTGAACTATTTATTGAGTTGCGAAAGTAA
- a CDS encoding DUF2167 domain-containing protein: MKKLILFFWAALCLNTGIAQTNDTTTSDEVTEAEILAYLEMMDSIAQTFTYQYGTIALSKNGVDLAVLNVPDGYKYLDPEQTEYVLTELWGNPSTGEPNMGMLFPDSMSPVSLNLTYGVEIDYSDEGYIEDSEAKNLDYDDLLVEMQKDTRIASQSRVNRGYEAIELVGWAAEPFYDAQNKKLHWAKELKFGREEGGINTLNYNIRILGRGGFLNLNVIGDMDVLPIVQNDVDQILASVNFIKGQTYADFNPSIDKVAAYGVGGLIAGKVLAKAGFFALLVKFWKFIALGIVGMFVGIKRIFFGDKAA, from the coding sequence ATGAAAAAGTTAATTCTTTTCTTTTGGGCAGCTCTATGCCTAAACACAGGTATTGCACAAACCAATGATACCACGACTTCGGATGAAGTAACAGAAGCAGAAATTTTAGCCTATCTTGAAATGATGGATAGCATTGCACAAACATTTACTTACCAATATGGTACAATTGCCTTATCTAAAAATGGAGTAGACTTAGCCGTCTTAAACGTACCTGATGGATACAAGTATTTGGATCCTGAGCAGACAGAATATGTTTTGACAGAATTGTGGGGGAACCCATCTACAGGAGAACCCAATATGGGAATGCTGTTTCCTGACTCAATGTCTCCCGTGAGTTTAAATTTGACTTACGGTGTTGAAATCGACTATTCGGACGAAGGGTATATTGAGGATTCTGAAGCCAAAAACTTAGATTATGACGATTTGTTGGTGGAAATGCAAAAAGATACAAGAATCGCAAGCCAAAGTCGCGTTAATCGTGGCTATGAAGCAATTGAGTTAGTTGGCTGGGCTGCTGAGCCATTTTATGATGCACAAAATAAAAAATTGCACTGGGCAAAAGAACTGAAATTTGGAAGGGAAGAAGGCGGTATCAACACGTTGAATTATAACATTCGAATTTTGGGTAGAGGTGGCTTTTTAAATTTAAATGTAATTGGTGATATGGATGTGTTGCCAATTGTTCAGAACGATGTAGATCAAATTTTAGCAAGTGTTAATTTTATAAAAGGACAAACTTATGCAGATTTTAATCCGAGCATAGATAAGGTGGCGGCTTATGGAGTAGGTGGTTTAATTGCTGGAAAAGTACTGGCAAAAGCTGGCTTCTTTGCATTGTTGGTTAAGTTTTGGAAATTTATTGCTTTGGGGATTGTCGGAATGTTTGTTGGTATTAAACGAATATTTTTTGGAGATAAAGCAGCCTAA
- a CDS encoding SH3 domain-containing protein, with product MKSYFENDANAAESWNALRWILRFGFKRMTKSRHIDSRIIKNGIPRFQAPSFKTKIDEENELIVLGERVNIREEPSLNAKVIRQASYEVFACDCNSNTHKKTTYQEVDGIGWMEIKLKNGKVGYIAAKYGSNIESRELTVAKIKGEWKIISFFMPLGC from the coding sequence ATGAAATCTTATTTCGAGAACGATGCCAATGCAGCTGAATCATGGAATGCACTGCGATGGATACTTCGGTTTGGTTTTAAACGAATGACCAAAAGCAGGCATATAGATAGCAGAATTATTAAAAATGGAATCCCAAGGTTTCAAGCACCCTCCTTTAAAACAAAGATTGATGAAGAAAACGAACTGATTGTTTTGGGAGAGCGAGTGAATATCCGAGAGGAACCTAGCCTTAATGCAAAGGTCATCCGTCAAGCTTCTTACGAGGTATTTGCTTGTGATTGTAATAGTAATACCCATAAAAAAACAACCTACCAAGAGGTTGATGGGATTGGATGGATGGAAATAAAACTTAAAAATGGCAAGGTTGGTTATATTGCCGCAAAATATGGTTCTAATATAGAGAGTCGAGAGTTGACAGTTGCAAAAATAAAAGGAGAATGGAAAATTATTTCCTTTTTTATGCCATTAGGTTGTTAA
- a CDS encoding Crp/Fnr family transcriptional regulator has product MGNYTNVLKKFWNQIHPLNKEEELAFLTAWKEVHFKRKEIITQAGGIERYVYFVVKGVQHAYFLKDGKAHTTAFTYAPSFSGVVDSFLAQRPAKVSLECITDSVLLRIPHYKVQELVEKHRGIETFFRKGTEGLLIGLMERHYELLALDIEERFRVFVQRSPHLLNMIPQKYLASYLNIHPTNFSKLMGRIKI; this is encoded by the coding sequence ATGGGTAATTATACCAATGTCCTAAAAAAATTTTGGAATCAAATACATCCCTTAAATAAGGAAGAAGAGCTGGCTTTTTTGACGGCTTGGAAAGAAGTACACTTTAAACGCAAGGAAATTATTACACAAGCAGGAGGAATAGAACGCTATGTCTATTTTGTGGTAAAAGGAGTGCAACACGCTTATTTTCTAAAAGATGGGAAAGCACACACCACCGCCTTTACTTATGCGCCTTCCTTTTCTGGAGTAGTTGATTCATTTTTAGCCCAACGACCAGCCAAAGTTAGCTTGGAATGTATTACGGATAGTGTGCTGCTTCGTATTCCTCATTACAAAGTGCAAGAATTGGTCGAAAAACACCGAGGTATCGAGACATTTTTCCGCAAAGGAACAGAAGGGCTTTTGATCGGTTTGATGGAACGGCATTATGAATTACTAGCCTTGGATATTGAAGAGCGTTTTAGAGTTTTTGTGCAGCGCAGCCCACATTTATTAAATATGATTCCACAAAAATACTTGGCATCTTATTTAAATATTCATCCCACTAATTTTAGCAAATTGATGGGGCGGATTAAGATATAA